TTCGGGCGGGGACGGTGTTCGTTCGGTGCGCGGTCGGGATCGCGCGACGGCGTCAGAGCCGAGGATCCAGCACGACCTTGATGCAGCCGTCGGTCTTCTTCTGGAACATCTCGTAGGCGTCGGGCGCGTCGTCGAGCGGCAGCCGGTGCGTGACGAGGTCTTCGGTGCCGAGGGGATCGTCGGGATCCTCGACGAGGGGCAGCAGATCCTCGACCCACGCCTTCACGTTGCACTGCCCCATGCGCAGCTGGATCTGCTTGTCGAACAGCGTGAGCATGGGCATCGGGCTCGCCTGCCCGCCGTAGACGCCGCTCAGCGAGACCGTGCCGCCGCGGCGCACGAGATCGATGGCGCCGTGCAGCGCCGCCACGCGGTCAACGCCTCCGGTCTCCATGAGCTTGCGGCCGACCGGATCGGGCAGCAGCCCCACGGTCTGCTGCGCGAGCTTCGCGGCGGGGGATCCGTGCGCTTCCATCCCCACCGCGTCGATCACGGCGTCGGGGCCGCGGCCCGCCGTGAGATCCCGGATCCGCTCGTTCACGTCGTCGGTGAGGTCGAAGGTCTGCACGCCGTAGCGCTCCGCGAGCGCGCGGCGCTCGGGCACGGGATCGATCGCGGTGACCTGCGCTCCGAGGTGCACGCCGATGCGAGCGGCGAACTGACCGACCGGCCCGAGGCCGTACACGGTGAGCGTGTCTCCCGGTCCGATGCCCGCGTACTGCACGCCCTGCCACGCCGTCGGCAGGATGTCGCTCAGGAAGAGGTAGCGGTGATCGGGCAGGTCGGGGCCGACGCGGATCGGGTTGAACCCCGCGAAGGGCACGCGCAGGTACTCGGCCTGGCCTCCCGGCACGGATCCGTAGAGGCGGGAATACCCGTAGAGCGCCGCACCCGAGCCGTACTCCCGCACCTGCGTGCGCTCGCACTGCGTAGTGAGGCCGCGCCCGCACATCCAGCACGATCCGCACGAGATGGTGAAGGGCACCACGACGCGATCCCCGACGGTGAGGCCCGCATCGGGGCCGGCCTCGATCACCCGGCCCATGGGTTCGTGCCCGATGATGTCGCCCGCGTTCATGAACGGCCCCAGCACCTCGTAGAGGTGCAAGTCGGAGCCGCAGATCGCGGTGGAGGTGACCTCGATGATCACGTCATCGGGCTCGCGCAGCGCGGGATCGGGCACGGTCTCGACGCTGACCTTGCGCTTGCCTTGCCAGGTGAGGGCTCGCATGCCTGCTCCCTTCGCCGCGGTGGGTGATGTCTCGCGCTCAATGCTTCCGGCGTCGGAAGGCGGCGACAAGGGCCTGGAAATCACAGGCCGCTTGCCGTAAGGTCTGCGCGCGGATCAGCGCGTGCGTCGCCGCAGCACCTCCGCCGGGTGCTCATCGAACTCGGCGCGGTACGCGACCGTGAAGCGCGACACGTTCGAGAACCCCCAGCGCTGCGCGATCGCGGCGAGTGTGTCACCGGGCGTTGCGGTGACGAGATCGGTGCGGGCGCCGGCGAGGCGCGCTCGCCGCAGGCACTCGCGCGGCGTCATCCCGAGTGCG
This DNA window, taken from Leucobacter tenebrionis, encodes the following:
- a CDS encoding zinc-dependent alcohol dehydrogenase; amino-acid sequence: MRALTWQGKRKVSVETVPDPALREPDDVIIEVTSTAICGSDLHLYEVLGPFMNAGDIIGHEPMGRVIEAGPDAGLTVGDRVVVPFTISCGSCWMCGRGLTTQCERTQVREYGSGAALYGYSRLYGSVPGGQAEYLRVPFAGFNPIRVGPDLPDHRYLFLSDILPTAWQGVQYAGIGPGDTLTVYGLGPVGQFAARIGVHLGAQVTAIDPVPERRALAERYGVQTFDLTDDVNERIRDLTAGRGPDAVIDAVGMEAHGSPAAKLAQQTVGLLPDPVGRKLMETGGVDRVAALHGAIDLVRRGGTVSLSGVYGGQASPMPMLTLFDKQIQLRMGQCNVKAWVEDLLPLVEDPDDPLGTEDLVTHRLPLDDAPDAYEMFQKKTDGCIKVVLDPRL